In Nitrospira sp., one DNA window encodes the following:
- a CDS encoding response regulator produces MEVLFDDNHALVRRGLPSVMAAYNALQAITEDRNGAEAVKLAGDLRPQVAVMDINMPRMNGIDATAYQNSFV; encoded by the coding sequence GTGGAAGTCTTGTTTGACGATAATCACGCGCTGGTACGGCGAGGTCTTCCCTCCGTGATGGCGGCCTATAACGCTCTTCAGGCCATTACGGAAGATCGAAATGGTGCCGAGGCGGTCAAGCTCGCCGGAGACCTACGTCCACAGGTGGCGGTGATGGACATCAACATGCCGAGAATGAACGGAATCGATGCCACGGCATACCAGAACTCGTTCGTGTGA
- the pqqB gene encoding pyrroloquinoline quinone biosynthesis protein PqqB — MLLRVLGSAAGGGFPQWNCACVNCGGMRKGLIAASPRTQESVCLSADDGNWFLVNASPDVRAQIENFGALHPRRSRSTPIQAIFLTNGDLDHCLGLLSLRENHRLVLYATDSVRRGFTEGNVLYRTLQRFTEQVTWRTLKLDVEEPVLLADGRPSELTVTAVAVPGKLPIHLEGLVSSSEADMNVGLRFRQSTNGRMLAYFPAVGRVTSSVLNALEGAGCVMFDGTFWSSDELSAPGFLAKSAEDLAHCPVGGSEGSLSSLSNIAAPRRVFIHINNTNPMLREDSHERKLVEAARWEVAWDGMELLL, encoded by the coding sequence ATGCTCCTTCGTGTTCTAGGGTCGGCCGCCGGAGGCGGATTTCCACAGTGGAACTGCGCCTGTGTGAATTGCGGAGGCATGCGGAAAGGGCTGATTGCTGCGAGCCCTCGGACGCAAGAATCTGTCTGCCTCAGCGCGGACGATGGTAACTGGTTTCTCGTCAACGCCTCTCCGGACGTTCGCGCTCAGATCGAAAACTTCGGCGCCCTCCATCCACGTCGATCACGTTCTACGCCGATCCAAGCCATTTTTTTGACCAACGGAGATCTGGACCACTGTTTGGGACTCCTCTCGCTCCGGGAGAATCACCGGCTCGTCCTGTATGCGACCGATTCTGTGCGTCGCGGATTCACCGAAGGCAATGTCTTGTATCGGACGCTTCAGCGTTTCACCGAACAGGTCACGTGGCGGACGCTGAAGCTCGATGTTGAGGAACCGGTGCTGCTTGCGGACGGAAGGCCGTCGGAGCTGACGGTGACAGCTGTGGCCGTTCCAGGCAAACTTCCAATTCATCTGGAAGGCCTCGTCTCATCCAGCGAAGCGGACATGAATGTGGGCCTTCGCTTTCGCCAATCAACCAACGGGAGAATGCTGGCCTATTTCCCCGCCGTCGGCCGGGTCACGTCCTCGGTTCTCAATGCGCTCGAAGGAGCCGGTTGCGTCATGTTCGACGGGACCTTTTGGTCGAGCGATGAACTATCCGCGCCGGGCTTCCTTGCAAAATCGGCGGAAGATCTCGCACATTGCCCTGTGGGTGGATCGGAGGGAAGTCTTTCGAGCCTTTCGAACATTGCCGCTCCTCGCCGGGTGTTCATCCACATCAACAACACCAATCCCATGTTAAGAGAGGATTCTCACGAACGAAAACTCGTTGAGGCGGCACGGTGGGAAGTCGCATGGGACGGAATGGAGCTCCTATTATGA
- the pqqC gene encoding pyrroloquinoline-quinone synthase PqqC: protein MTMENDHHRDRLTQDAFIEWLKREGSRHYHDHHPFHELMHNGSLTKTQLQQWVLNRYYYQTRIPIKDALIVSKSEDPAFRRMWLRRIRDHDGEQEGEGGLALWLELARGVGLDVDEVRNFRYVLPGIRLACDDYVRFVREAPLLEAVASSLTELFAPSLMTRRLEAWKQHYPWVRSESLEYFQLRIARATLDSNQAVEFVVQHATNYAHQEGCVRALVKKADILWTMLDHLSMAYVETRSERKRTAHDSHHSQTSA from the coding sequence ATGACGATGGAGAATGACCACCATCGGGATCGGCTCACACAGGATGCTTTCATCGAGTGGCTCAAGCGGGAAGGTTCTCGTCACTACCATGATCACCATCCGTTCCATGAGCTGATGCACAACGGAAGTTTGACGAAGACCCAGCTCCAGCAGTGGGTACTGAACCGCTACTACTATCAAACGCGCATCCCCATCAAGGATGCCCTCATTGTTTCGAAATCCGAGGATCCGGCTTTTCGACGGATGTGGCTCCGTCGCATCCGGGACCATGACGGCGAACAGGAAGGAGAAGGAGGACTCGCCCTATGGCTTGAGTTGGCTCGAGGCGTCGGCCTCGACGTCGATGAAGTGAGGAATTTCCGATACGTACTCCCGGGAATCAGGCTCGCGTGCGACGACTATGTCCGGTTCGTCCGGGAGGCTCCGCTTCTCGAGGCTGTAGCCTCCTCGCTCACGGAATTGTTTGCGCCTTCCCTCATGACGCGGCGCCTCGAAGCATGGAAACAACATTATCCCTGGGTACGCTCGGAGTCTCTGGAATATTTTCAGTTGCGCATCGCTCGTGCAACGCTCGATTCGAACCAAGCTGTTGAATTCGTGGTTCAGCACGCGACCAACTATGCTCATCAAGAGGGATGTGTGAGGGCCCTGGTCAAGAAGGCCGACATTTTGTGGACCATGCTCGATCACCTCTCTATGGCCTATGTCGAAACGAGATCAGAACGAAAGCGAACTGCTCATGATTCTCACCACAGTCAGACCTCGGCTTAG
- the pqqD gene encoding pyrroloquinoline quinone biosynthesis peptide chaperone PqqD translates to MILTTVRPRLSPKVRLKFDRRTGRYLLLYPERGLELNDTAMAIARLCTGEWTVDDMVDHLTQVYVDVAPDEMRRDVCGFLDVLADRGLLQHVS, encoded by the coding sequence ATGATTCTCACCACAGTCAGACCTCGGCTTAGTCCAAAAGTTCGCCTTAAATTCGATCGGCGTACCGGTCGGTACCTGCTCCTGTACCCCGAAAGGGGACTCGAACTGAACGACACGGCCATGGCAATTGCACGTCTGTGCACGGGCGAATGGACGGTCGATGACATGGTGGATCATCTCACCCAAGTCTATGTTGACGTAGCTCCTGACGAAATGAGGCGAGATGTGTGCGGATTTCTGGATGTCCTTGCCGATCGCGGCCTGCTTCAGCACGTGTCATGA
- the pqqE gene encoding pyrroloquinoline quinone biosynthesis protein PqqE encodes MSNEYRPYTLIAELTYRCPLRCPYCSNPSDLAEHGDEIDTDTWLRVFHEAEELGIVQLNLTGGEPLLRDDLELLIEEARKLELYTNLITSGIPLTFERLSRLRTLGLNGVQVSIQSPTSSVSDRIAGAPSFNRKLDAMQWVTSLGLPLTMNVVLHRENISEVEEIIALAERVSADRLELANTQYLGWALKNRVGLLPTREQIERARTVAAEAKARLRGRMEVLFITPDYYSEHPKSCMEGWGRRFIVINPEGLALPCHLAHTIAGLHFEHVTRRRLAEIWHHSAGFNRFRGEDWLPDSCKACERRAIDFGGCRCQAFHVMGDAGLTDPVCSLAPGHDRIESARAQANRTTEIPVLFNYRTGRGCSSR; translated from the coding sequence ATGAGCAACGAGTATCGCCCCTATACATTGATTGCTGAACTCACCTATCGGTGTCCGCTTCGCTGCCCCTACTGCTCGAATCCGTCGGACCTTGCAGAACATGGGGATGAAATCGACACCGACACCTGGCTTCGGGTCTTTCATGAAGCCGAAGAACTTGGCATAGTTCAACTCAACCTCACAGGCGGCGAGCCGTTGCTGAGGGATGATCTGGAACTACTCATCGAGGAGGCCCGCAAGCTCGAACTGTATACGAACCTCATCACGAGTGGAATTCCGCTCACGTTCGAGCGGCTCTCGCGACTTCGCACATTGGGACTGAATGGCGTGCAAGTATCCATCCAAAGTCCGACATCCTCCGTATCGGACCGAATCGCCGGAGCGCCGTCGTTCAACCGCAAACTCGACGCCATGCAGTGGGTTACATCGCTCGGACTTCCATTGACCATGAACGTCGTGCTCCATCGAGAGAACATCTCTGAAGTCGAAGAGATCATCGCTCTAGCCGAACGCGTTTCCGCCGATCGGCTCGAATTGGCGAATACGCAGTATCTTGGATGGGCATTGAAGAATCGCGTGGGGCTCCTACCCACTCGGGAGCAGATCGAGCGAGCGCGAACCGTAGCGGCTGAGGCCAAAGCACGCCTTCGTGGGAGAATGGAGGTGCTCTTTATCACGCCGGACTATTACTCCGAACACCCCAAATCCTGCATGGAAGGGTGGGGGCGCCGGTTCATCGTGATCAATCCGGAAGGGCTCGCGTTGCCCTGTCATCTGGCGCATACGATAGCAGGATTGCATTTTGAGCATGTCACGCGGCGCCGGCTCGCTGAGATCTGGCATCATTCAGCGGGATTCAACCGATTCCGTGGCGAGGATTGGCTACCCGATTCTTGTAAGGCCTGTGAACGCCGTGCCATAGACTTCGGAGGCTGTCGCTGTCAGGCTTTTCATGTCATGGGGGATGCCGGCCTGACCGATCCTGTCTGCTCTCTCGCTCCTGGCCATGACCGCATTGAGTCGGCAAGGGCTCAGGCCAATCGCACGACTGAAATCCCCGTCCTGTTCAATTATCGGACCGGTCGAGGATGCTCTTCGCGATGA
- a CDS encoding permease, whose protein sequence is MTRRMNASLIILLVLTLSIGVFALARDPSLPLQGLYASGRLFESVWVELLLGFLIAGFVEVLISPAQITAWLGTASSIRGILMAWMAGLVIPGGPYLLFPLAASLWKTGVSPGALIALITAKTLVSPIRMLTYEAPLLGWRLTIARCLPALLVPPMMGILGQWIFNLFARKAS, encoded by the coding sequence ATGACCCGACGTATGAATGCCAGTCTGATCATTTTGCTTGTGCTGACCCTGTCCATCGGTGTGTTCGCTTTGGCAAGAGATCCTTCTTTGCCGCTGCAGGGACTCTATGCGAGCGGCCGACTCTTCGAAAGCGTTTGGGTCGAATTGCTGTTGGGCTTCCTTATCGCCGGGTTTGTCGAGGTGCTTATTTCCCCGGCTCAGATCACCGCGTGGTTGGGAACTGCATCCTCGATACGCGGAATCCTTATGGCGTGGATGGCTGGCTTGGTGATTCCCGGAGGACCCTATCTTTTGTTTCCCCTGGCGGCGAGTCTCTGGAAAACCGGGGTATCCCCCGGCGCCTTGATCGCTCTGATTACCGCCAAAACCTTGGTCAGTCCCATCAGAATGCTGACTTATGAAGCTCCTCTGTTGGGGTGGCGTTTGACCATCGCTCGGTGTTTGCCCGCTCTCTTGGTTCCTCCGATGATGGGGATACTGGGACAGTGGATCTTTAATCTATTCGCGAGGAAGGCATCATGA
- a CDS encoding sorbosone dehydrogenase family protein: MNTNRVRKSRAMNRIIGSVCASLMLVFSGSRIEARSLPLETIKLPPGFTIAVYADNVPNARGMALGQDGTLFVGTRDKGDVYAVSDKNGDQRADEVLTIARGLHMPVGVAYRNGSLYVSAVDRILRFDDIDTQLKHVPPPVVIADHFPKETSHGWKFIAFGPDGKLYVPVGAPCNICEPDPDRYALISSLNPDGSGYEIVARGVRNSVGFDWDPNTHDLWFTDNGRDHLGDNQPPDELNRATKSGLHFGYPYCHGGTIPDPQYGRKHACREFTAPAAALGPHVAPLGMRFYTGTMFPKEYRHQIFIAEHGSWNRSEKIGYRITLVSRDEQGRTRYSVFAKGWLQGEKAWGRPADILVMPDGALLVSDDSAGVIYRITYSEP, encoded by the coding sequence ATGAACACAAACCGCGTGAGAAAGAGCAGAGCCATGAATCGTATTATCGGGTCGGTCTGCGCTTCGCTGATGCTGGTCTTCTCCGGGAGCCGGATCGAAGCCCGCTCTCTTCCCCTCGAGACAATCAAACTTCCCCCTGGCTTTACCATCGCCGTCTACGCGGATAATGTTCCGAATGCGCGGGGTATGGCGCTAGGACAAGACGGCACCCTCTTTGTCGGCACAAGAGACAAAGGGGATGTCTATGCTGTGTCGGACAAGAACGGTGATCAGCGTGCAGACGAAGTGTTGACGATCGCTCGCGGGTTGCATATGCCGGTGGGCGTGGCCTATCGAAACGGCTCGCTCTATGTTTCCGCCGTCGATCGCATCCTGCGGTTCGATGATATCGACACACAATTGAAACACGTGCCACCACCGGTGGTCATCGCGGACCACTTCCCCAAAGAGACCAGTCACGGATGGAAGTTTATCGCCTTCGGTCCCGATGGAAAACTCTATGTGCCGGTGGGAGCACCGTGCAATATCTGTGAGCCCGATCCCGATCGCTATGCTCTCATCAGCAGTCTCAATCCGGATGGGAGCGGATACGAGATAGTGGCCCGTGGTGTCCGAAACTCGGTCGGTTTTGATTGGGACCCGAACACCCATGACTTATGGTTCACCGACAATGGACGGGATCATCTCGGCGACAATCAACCGCCGGATGAACTCAACCGTGCGACGAAGTCGGGGCTGCACTTCGGCTATCCCTATTGCCATGGGGGAACGATCCCGGATCCTCAGTACGGCCGCAAACATGCTTGCCGAGAATTCACGGCGCCTGCGGCCGCTCTGGGTCCTCACGTCGCACCCCTGGGCATGCGTTTTTACACCGGCACCATGTTCCCCAAGGAGTATCGGCATCAGATTTTTATCGCCGAACATGGGTCGTGGAATCGGAGCGAGAAAATCGGATATCGGATCACTCTTGTGTCACGAGATGAGCAAGGGCGAACACGATATTCGGTCTTTGCAAAAGGATGGCTTCAAGGCGAAAAGGCATGGGGCCGTCCTGCCGACATCCTCGTCATGCCGGATGGTGCCCTGCTGGTCTCAGACGATTCGGCAGGCGTGATCTATCGAATCACCTACAGCGAACCCTAG